A genomic region of Candidatus Bathyarchaeota archaeon contains the following coding sequences:
- a CDS encoding tyrosine--tRNA ligase — MNALDSEGYSSPRIMHIGMGLVCGNKIKDMVNAGFNFTIYLADWHSWINNKLGGKMENIKAAGEYFKECFIGLGLTKGVNYVWASELAKEIEYWEKVIRIAKNTSINRVWRALPIMGRAMDSQDIDASAIFYPCMQAADIFHMNIDVACAGIDQRKVHMLARDVAEKMKWKKPICLHTPLLTGLSGPVEQLKGKYDEDPKLNAKIKSKMSKSIPSNSIFVHDPPEIIKAKIEKAYCPPKQVEFNPVLEIAKYCVFPAVKTFHLIRSEKYGGGKEYENYDALEKDYLNGLIHPLDLKVSVSQALIDILKGVRERFKENPAPLNTVLNLKITR, encoded by the coding sequence TTGAATGCTCTGGATAGCGAAGGTTATTCTTCGCCCAGAATAATGCATATTGGAATGGGGTTGGTTTGTGGAAACAAAATTAAAGATATGGTTAATGCTGGATTTAATTTTACAATTTACTTAGCTGATTGGCATTCATGGATAAACAATAAGCTTGGAGGGAAAATGGAGAATATTAAAGCTGCAGGAGAATATTTTAAAGAATGCTTCATTGGTTTAGGGCTTACAAAAGGAGTAAACTATGTTTGGGCTTCTGAATTAGCTAAAGAAATTGAATATTGGGAGAAAGTTATTCGAATAGCTAAAAATACATCTATAAATAGGGTATGGAGAGCTCTTCCAATAATGGGTAGAGCGATGGACTCACAAGATATAGATGCTTCAGCAATATTTTATCCTTGCATGCAAGCAGCAGATATTTTCCATATGAATATAGATGTTGCATGCGCAGGAATAGATCAAAGAAAAGTTCATATGTTAGCTAGAGATGTAGCTGAAAAAATGAAATGGAAAAAACCAATTTGTTTACATACGCCTTTACTCACAGGTTTATCTGGGCCAGTAGAACAACTTAAGGGAAAATATGATGAAGATCCAAAGTTAAACGCTAAAATTAAATCTAAAATGTCTAAAAGTATTCCTTCAAATTCAATATTTGTTCATGATCCTCCAGAAATTATAAAAGCTAAAATTGAAAAAGCTTATTGCCCACCGAAACAAGTTGAGTTTAACCCTGTATTAGAAATAGCTAAATACTGTGTTTTTCCAGCAGTTAAAACTTTTCATTTGATTAGGTCTGAAAAATATGGTGGAGGAAAAGAGTATGAAAACTATGATGCGCTTGAAAAAGATTACTTAAATGGGTTAATTCACCCGTTAGATTTAAAGGTTAGTGTTTCTCAAGCTCTTATAGATATATTAAAAGGAGTTAGAGAAAGATTTAAAGAAAACCCGGCACCTTTAAACACTGTTTTAAATCTAAAAATTACAAGGTAA
- a CDS encoding DNA polymerase II: MKVNFWLLDIDREEENGKTIIRLWGITDKNERIVIYDKTFYPSFYLLIKNEFTEDFLKELEQKKDSFRIVSILKEEKKFFGRKVKAIKLTFNSFEDLTKCSKQLTGRIEIDEVLEDDLRPAFKYMIEKNIVPCCWHEIEVKEGIEEKPIMIDKVYEAVSSPNLLIEKKDIPPLKVLSFNVTCYSKLGSPNPLKDPVILISICTNFNDEKQFSAFDFKDEKVISDFSKFINEFDPDVIVGFNNNNFDWPYLIERAKINKMNLSVTREGFNPHKSLYGHISITGRANIDLLDFAKDVPEIKLETLEELVDFLKIKFEGKLLISNVARYIETEEEKKVLLKDSLTKAKLILECFKMLSEFFIQLSSVTGIPLDQVITTPVGFRVDSYLIRQAHKLGELISKRKEQMYQSYKGGVVLSPKPGLHKNIAVLDFASMYPNLMILYNVSPDTLVSSNELNENVFSIPEVEHKFRKEPPGLYKIVFLNLLTERKKINEQLKQLPPESIEYKLLKERSKAIKIITNACYGYAGWIGARWYSKEVAESATALGRKAIKEVMQIAEEEDLKVIYSDTDSIFVENLPEKIKKLQEKTLSRIGVEIKIDKIYKKIVFTEAKKKYAGLTQGNTIDIVGMEAVRGDWVNIAKLTQRKILEIMLIEENLEKALDYLKNLIKKLRKEKGELKDFILWKTLTKPISEYEVKAPHIEAAKKLIQKGWRLTPGDKIGYIIVKGSGKLYEKAEPYEFANIEDIDIEYYIFHQVIPAVSRVLKVFGVNEKHLLDLATASSINEFFIKT; the protein is encoded by the coding sequence TTGAAAGTAAATTTTTGGCTCCTTGATATAGATCGAGAGGAGGAAAATGGTAAAACTATAATTAGATTATGGGGTATTACTGATAAAAATGAAAGAATAGTAATTTATGATAAAACTTTTTACCCATCATTTTATTTATTAATTAAAAATGAATTTACGGAGGATTTTTTAAAAGAGCTTGAGCAAAAAAAGGATTCTTTCAGAATTGTTTCAATTTTAAAAGAGGAAAAAAAATTTTTTGGAAGAAAAGTTAAAGCAATTAAATTAACCTTTAATAGTTTTGAAGACTTAACTAAATGTTCGAAGCAGTTAACTGGTAGAATTGAAATCGATGAAGTTCTAGAGGATGATTTAAGACCCGCTTTTAAATACATGATTGAAAAAAACATTGTACCGTGTTGCTGGCATGAAATTGAAGTTAAAGAAGGAATTGAAGAAAAACCCATAATGATTGATAAAGTTTATGAAGCGGTTTCTTCACCCAACCTTCTTATTGAGAAAAAAGATATACCTCCACTTAAAGTTTTATCATTTAATGTTACTTGCTATAGTAAATTAGGATCCCCCAATCCACTTAAAGATCCTGTAATTTTAATTTCAATTTGCACAAATTTTAACGATGAAAAACAATTCTCTGCATTTGATTTTAAAGATGAAAAAGTCATAAGTGATTTTTCAAAATTTATTAATGAATTTGATCCAGATGTAATAGTTGGTTTTAACAATAACAATTTTGATTGGCCATACTTAATTGAAAGAGCAAAAATTAATAAGATGAATTTATCTGTAACTAGGGAAGGTTTTAATCCTCATAAAAGTCTTTATGGACATATTTCTATAACTGGAAGAGCAAACATAGATTTACTTGATTTCGCTAAAGATGTACCTGAAATTAAACTTGAGACTCTTGAAGAATTAGTGGATTTTCTTAAAATTAAATTTGAAGGGAAACTTTTAATAAGTAATGTTGCTAGATACATCGAAACTGAAGAGGAGAAAAAAGTTTTATTAAAAGATTCATTAACAAAAGCTAAATTAATTCTAGAATGCTTTAAGATGCTTTCAGAATTCTTCATTCAATTATCAAGTGTTACAGGGATACCTCTGGATCAAGTGATAACCACACCTGTTGGATTTAGAGTGGACTCTTATTTAATTAGGCAAGCGCATAAATTAGGGGAATTAATTTCTAAAAGAAAAGAACAAATGTATCAAAGTTATAAAGGTGGAGTGGTTCTCTCTCCTAAACCTGGATTGCATAAAAATATAGCAGTTTTAGATTTTGCTTCAATGTATCCTAATTTGATGATTCTTTATAATGTTTCTCCAGACACTTTGGTTTCATCAAATGAACTTAACGAAAATGTATTTTCTATACCTGAAGTTGAGCATAAATTTAGGAAGGAGCCGCCAGGCTTATATAAAATTGTTTTTTTAAATTTATTAACTGAAAGAAAAAAGATAAATGAACAATTAAAACAATTACCTCCAGAAAGCATTGAGTATAAACTTTTAAAAGAAAGAAGTAAAGCTATAAAGATAATAACTAATGCTTGTTACGGATATGCAGGTTGGATTGGAGCAAGATGGTATTCAAAAGAAGTGGCTGAATCAGCAACAGCTTTAGGTAGAAAAGCAATAAAAGAAGTTATGCAAATAGCTGAAGAGGAAGATTTAAAAGTTATTTATAGCGATACAGATAGTATTTTTGTTGAAAATTTACCGGAAAAAATAAAAAAGCTACAAGAAAAAACTTTAAGCAGGATCGGTGTAGAAATTAAAATAGATAAAATTTACAAAAAAATCGTTTTTACTGAAGCTAAAAAAAAGTACGCTGGATTAACTCAAGGAAATACAATAGATATAGTTGGTATGGAAGCTGTTAGAGGAGATTGGGTGAATATAGCTAAATTAACCCAAAGAAAAATTTTAGAAATAATGTTAATTGAAGAAAACTTAGAAAAAGCTTTAGATTACTTAAAAAACCTTATTAAAAAATTAAGAAAGGAAAAGGGTGAACTAAAAGATTTTATATTATGGAAGACATTAACTAAACCTATAAGCGAATATGAAGTTAAAGCACCTCATATAGAAGCTGCTAAAAAACTTATTCAAAAAGGCTGGAGATTAACACCAGGAGATAAAATCGGCTACATAATAGTTAAAGGCTCTGGAAAACTTTATGAAAAAGCTGAACCATACGAATTTGCAAATATAGAAGATATCGATATTGAATACTATATTTTTCATCAGGTGATTCCAGCTGTAAGCCGAGTATTAAAAGTTTTTGGAGTAAACGAAAAGCATTTACTAGATTTAGCGACAGCATCCTCCATTAATGAGTTTTTCATAAAAACTTAA
- a CDS encoding toprim domain-containing protein produces the protein MNSNNLEAKYEELQKLIERLILCANNGASIIVEGKKDKLSLNRLGVKKGVLCLKALDKNFYDFTLLIKNEAVLMVDFDKEGEELSQKLINELTQMKIKVDDSIWRRIKALTRPEVKGVEDLAKYIEKIKVKISSF, from the coding sequence ATGAACAGTAACAATTTAGAAGCTAAATATGAGGAATTGCAAAAACTTATAGAAAGATTAATTTTATGCGCTAATAATGGAGCTTCAATAATTGTTGAAGGTAAAAAAGACAAGTTATCTCTTAATCGTTTAGGCGTTAAAAAAGGAGTTTTATGCTTAAAAGCTTTAGATAAAAACTTTTATGATTTTACATTATTAATTAAAAATGAAGCAGTTTTAATGGTTGATTTCGATAAGGAAGGAGAAGAATTAAGTCAAAAATTAATTAATGAATTAACTCAAATGAAAATTAAAGTTGATGACTCTATATGGCGTAGAATAAAAGCTTTAACTCGACCCGAAGTTAAAGGTGTAGAAGATTTAGCGAAATACATAGAGAAAATTAAAGTTAAAATTTCAAGTTTTTAA
- a CDS encoding 30S ribosomal protein S11, with protein MSDQKQEKWGIAHIYSSFNNTIVHITDLSGAETIAISSGGRHVKADRLKPTPYAAMQAAAAAAQIAKDKGIIGLHIKVRAPGGHGPKTPGPGAQAAIRMLARSGFKIGRIEDVTPIPHDGTRRPGGRRGRRV; from the coding sequence ATGAGTGATCAAAAACAAGAGAAGTGGGGAATTGCTCATATTTACTCATCTTTCAATAATACTATAGTTCATATAACTGATCTTAGCGGAGCTGAAACCATTGCTATAAGCTCTGGTGGAAGACATGTTAAAGCAGATAGATTAAAGCCTACTCCTTATGCAGCTATGCAAGCTGCAGCTGCAGCTGCTCAAATAGCTAAAGATAAAGGAATTATAGGGTTGCATATTAAGGTTAGGGCTCCAGGGGGGCATGGTCCAAAAACTCCCGGTCCAGGGGCTCAAGCTGCTATAAGAATGCTTGCTAGATCAGGATTTAAAATAGGTAGAATTGAAGATGTAACTCCTATACCTCATGATGGAACAAGAAGACCTGGTGGAAGACGGGGAAGACGTGTATAA
- the rimI gene encoding ribosomal protein S18-alanine N-acetyltransferase has translation MISIRKAEEKDLNQIYIIEVLSFKNPYPKYLFNAFLNNPFILFLVCLINEKIIGYIVASKNNSGHIISLAVHPKFRRKGVGSILLEEALKSMKNEGISLVKLEVNENNNSAINFYKKHGFKILRKIKEYYEDGSNALLFYKMLK, from the coding sequence TTGATTTCGATAAGAAAAGCTGAAGAAAAAGATTTAAATCAAATATATATTATAGAGGTGCTTTCTTTTAAAAATCCTTACCCAAAGTATTTATTTAACGCTTTTTTAAATAATCCATTCATTTTATTTTTGGTTTGTTTAATTAATGAAAAAATAATAGGTTACATTGTAGCTTCAAAAAATAATAGTGGGCATATAATCTCTTTAGCGGTTCATCCAAAATTCAGAAGAAAAGGAGTAGGCTCAATTCTTTTAGAGGAAGCTTTAAAATCCATGAAAAATGAAGGAATTTCACTTGTTAAATTAGAAGTTAATGAAAATAACAATTCAGCTATTAATTTTTATAAGAAACACGGATTTAAAATATTAAGGAAAATTAAAGAGTATTATGAAGATGGTTCAAATGCGCTTTTATTTTATAAAATGTTAAAGTAG
- a CDS encoding glycosyltransferase family 4 protein → MNKAFIYQGPHEVHASWAKAVKAKPIYFRLINASLIKTVERKSRIMRASLRSLTRSIFKIIPKSDVVLSEDLAPLPESLILRRKDGKVILIAAAPFFGGLKTSSKVSFSFKNSVLNLLKNLLNIKPSTREELLNLLLKVNGVIAVSNMLKKDLESYVKCPIKVVYPYANVDRFLKFKSDLNSFNIVFAGVLDFYKGVDLLLNSFKKVKKEFKKAKLFILGDGPLRNWILKQKIEGIYAPGYTYKPEEYFRKCCIYVHPARYEAFGVAVIEAMCTGLIPIVTIKNGVKEIVENVSNELIVEPDKLSDKIIEVLSLSTEAKEDLSRKAKEEAKKCTKELSIRKFIKAFNELIN, encoded by the coding sequence GTGAATAAAGCTTTTATATATCAGGGACCTCATGAAGTTCATGCTTCTTGGGCTAAAGCGGTTAAAGCTAAACCTATTTATTTTAGATTGATAAATGCTTCTTTAATAAAAACTGTTGAACGTAAAAGCCGTATTATGAGGGCTAGTTTAAGAAGCTTAACAAGATCTATTTTTAAAATTATTCCTAAAAGCGATGTTGTTTTAAGTGAGGATTTAGCGCCTCTTCCTGAAAGCTTAATTTTAAGAAGAAAAGATGGAAAAGTTATTTTGATTGCTGCTGCACCATTTTTCGGAGGCTTAAAAACATCTTCAAAAGTAAGCTTCTCGTTTAAAAATTCTGTTTTAAATTTATTAAAAAATTTGTTAAATATTAAGCCAAGCACACGTGAAGAATTATTGAATCTTCTTTTAAAAGTAAATGGTGTAATAGCTGTTTCTAATATGCTTAAAAAAGATTTAGAAAGCTATGTTAAATGCCCAATTAAAGTTGTTTATCCTTATGCAAATGTTGATCGTTTCTTAAAGTTTAAAAGCGATTTAAACAGTTTTAACATAGTTTTCGCTGGTGTTTTAGATTTTTATAAAGGAGTTGATTTACTTTTAAATTCTTTTAAAAAAGTTAAGAAAGAGTTTAAAAAAGCTAAGCTTTTCATTTTAGGCGATGGCCCTTTAAGAAACTGGATTTTAAAACAAAAAATTGAAGGCATATATGCGCCTGGATATACTTATAAACCTGAAGAATACTTTAGAAAATGCTGTATTTATGTTCATCCAGCTAGGTATGAGGCTTTCGGTGTAGCGGTTATTGAAGCTATGTGTACAGGTTTAATTCCAATAGTAACAATTAAAAATGGAGTTAAAGAAATTGTAGAAAATGTCTCAAATGAATTGATTGTTGAACCTGATAAATTAAGCGATAAAATTATTGAGGTTTTATCGCTTTCAACTGAAGCAAAAGAAGATTTATCAAGAAAAGCTAAGGAAGAAGCTAAAAAATGCACAAAAGAATTAAGCATAAGAAAATTTATTAAAGCTTTTAATGAGTTAATAAATTAA
- a CDS encoding DNA primase, whose product MVESSSVYTPTTKYIITAKFEVEGVVEKPDVVGAIFGQTEGLFGPDLDLRELQKSNRIGRIEITLRSERDKTFGSIKIPSSLDKASTAIIAAAIESIDRIGPCAAKITLEKIEDLREEKRKKILEKAKEILKNWVLESSPSSEEIIREVSNVIKASEVCSIGPEGLPAGPEALEASSIIIVEGRADVINLLKCGIKNVVGIEGTKIPQTIIDLCKNKEAIAFLDGDRGGDLILKELLQVADIDYVARAPPGKEVEELTPKEIMKQLREKIPVEQLKLENHILVKPTLPKEILETIKELKGTLEAVFFNEEGKTLARMPVGELAEKIKDISNAYYLVFDGIITQRILDLAEAKEIKVIIGDRISELAKIPVNIKVLTFSNLNQA is encoded by the coding sequence ATGGTTGAAAGCTCATCTGTTTATACTCCAACAACAAAATATATTATTACAGCTAAATTTGAGGTTGAAGGTGTAGTTGAAAAACCTGATGTTGTAGGCGCAATTTTTGGTCAAACTGAAGGTTTATTCGGTCCAGATTTAGATTTAAGAGAGCTTCAAAAAAGCAATAGAATCGGTAGAATAGAAATAACTTTAAGATCTGAACGAGACAAAACTTTCGGTTCAATAAAAATACCATCAAGTTTAGATAAAGCCTCAACAGCTATAATAGCTGCTGCTATAGAAAGCATAGATAGAATAGGTCCTTGCGCAGCTAAAATCACTTTAGAAAAAATAGAAGATTTAAGAGAAGAAAAAAGAAAGAAAATTCTAGAGAAAGCTAAGGAAATTTTAAAAAACTGGGTTTTAGAAAGCTCTCCAAGCAGTGAAGAAATTATAAGAGAAGTCTCGAATGTTATTAAAGCTTCTGAAGTATGCTCTATAGGGCCTGAAGGTTTACCCGCTGGACCAGAAGCTCTTGAAGCATCTTCAATAATAATTGTTGAAGGTAGAGCTGATGTTATTAACTTATTAAAATGCGGAATAAAAAATGTTGTTGGTATAGAAGGAACAAAAATCCCTCAAACAATAATTGATTTATGCAAAAATAAAGAAGCAATAGCTTTTTTAGATGGCGATAGAGGAGGAGACTTAATTCTTAAAGAGCTTCTTCAAGTAGCTGATATAGATTATGTAGCTAGAGCTCCACCAGGAAAAGAAGTAGAAGAATTAACGCCAAAAGAAATAATGAAGCAGCTTAGAGAAAAAATTCCAGTAGAACAACTTAAGCTTGAGAACCATATTCTTGTTAAACCGACTTTACCGAAAGAAATTCTTGAAACAATTAAAGAATTGAAAGGAACATTAGAAGCGGTATTTTTTAATGAAGAAGGAAAAACCTTAGCTAGAATGCCTGTAGGAGAACTAGCTGAAAAAATTAAAGACATATCTAACGCTTACTATCTTGTTTTTGATGGAATAATAACGCAAAGAATACTTGATTTAGCTGAAGCAAAGGAAATAAAAGTGATAATAGGTGATAGAATATCTGAATTAGCCAAAATACCTGTAAACATAAAAGTTTTAACATTCTCTAACTTAAATCAAGCATAG